One genomic window of Candidatus Melainabacteria bacterium includes the following:
- a CDS encoding DUF4239 domain-containing protein, whose product MGAWTLGILVVVGGTLGSVAGMLWVRKYFNLAKLESHHEVAGYLLSVIGTLYAVLLGLIVVDGQSKYQQAQLMTETEANAAADMFLISQAFSDPTRQRIQDGIAEYVNVVLDEEWGKEVHRDILTEGSVVPLRKVWQTMASYEPVTNREQACYSTMLTTLGEMADARRYRVVSTRGGTSEILWGVLIAGGICTVLFTYFFGVENAVAHIAMTTLVSLCLSLNVMLVVLFSNPYRGDMRIQPEGFRHDQRMMQTLLKERKDGKFPLVEPKPTSQPGETVPSSP is encoded by the coding sequence ATGGGCGCTTGGACATTAGGAATTCTAGTAGTAGTGGGCGGCACGCTCGGCTCCGTTGCCGGCATGTTGTGGGTGAGGAAATATTTCAATCTTGCCAAGCTGGAATCGCACCATGAGGTCGCTGGGTACTTACTGTCTGTCATAGGCACACTATATGCGGTGCTATTAGGACTGATTGTCGTAGATGGTCAGAGCAAGTATCAGCAAGCACAGTTGATGACAGAAACTGAAGCAAATGCAGCGGCAGATATGTTTTTAATCAGTCAAGCATTCTCCGATCCTACAAGGCAAAGAATACAAGATGGCATTGCCGAGTATGTCAATGTCGTACTCGATGAAGAGTGGGGCAAAGAGGTGCACAGAGACATCCTCACTGAGGGCAGCGTGGTGCCGCTGAGAAAGGTCTGGCAGACGATGGCATCATATGAACCGGTCACAAACCGTGAACAAGCTTGCTACAGCACAATGTTGACCACGCTTGGTGAAATGGCTGATGCCCGTCGATACCGTGTCGTCAGCACACGCGGAGGAACGTCGGAAATCCTATGGGGCGTGCTTATAGCGGGCGGAATATGTACGGTTCTCTTCACCTATTTTTTCGGCGTTGAAAATGCTGTTGCCCACATCGCTATGACCACACTCGTCTCGCTTTGCTTGTCTCTAAATGTCATGCTGGTTGTACTGTTCAGTAATCCGTATCGCGGAGATATGAGAATTCAACCGGAAGGTTTTAGACATGACCAGAGAATGATGCAGACCTTGCTGAAAGAGCGGAAAGATGGAAAATTTCCACTTGTTGAACCAAAGCCAACCAGTCAACCCGGCGAAACGGTCCCGTCCTCCCCATGA
- a CDS encoding bifunctional transaldolase/phosoglucose isomerase — translation MSTVKALVNPLKDLQKFGQSVWLDYIQRSLIKSGELKRFIDEDGLRGITSNPSIFEKAIGGSTDYNDFIASIRDSNLDAAGIFEKLAIRDIQEAADILLPVYNETNKRDGYVSLEVSPLIANDTKATLAEAKKLWREVARPNVMIKVPATEAGIPAIRELISDGVNVNVTLLFSEQTYERVADAYIAGLESLASKGGDINSVASVASFFISRIDTDVDTIVSARLAQTKDDTQKQLLNSVLGKVAVANAKLTYERYTQIFSGSRWEKLKAKGAQTQRVLWASTSTKNPKYPETMYVDELIGPDTVNTIPPATFEAFKKNGKAQLTLTENLDDARQVMDNLEKLNISIKDVTDNLVVQGVKLFADAFNKLTDTVAKQRAELKIGKEQFSYRLPEEQTRVLHATLKEWQESGKVKKLWKRDASLWTNEDEALWLDWLTITDDMRKELESIKNFAAEIKAAGFTHAVLLGMGGSSLCPEVMSLTFGHIAGYPDLKILDSTDPGQIATLEKSIDLAKTLFIVSSKSGSTLEPNIYKQYFFKKVADLVGKDKAGKQFIAITDPGSKMQKVAEQDKFRKIFFGVPGIGGRYSALSNFGLVPSAVMGVDLQKFMDKTEEMVRACSPETPIDENPGVVLGVMLGLMANAGRDKLTLIASPGIHDIGAWLEQLLAESTGKVGKGIVPVDREPIGAPNVYGKDRFFAYLRLDNAADPDQDRLVEALEKANQPVVRINVPDIYCIGQEFFRWEIATAVAGSIIGINAFNQPDVEASKIATKQITEAYEKNGSLPEEKPFYEGEGVKLFSDDKNVNELNAALGAHPKSLAGYLKAHTSRVKAGDYFAILGYIEMNEKHEQQLQTVRLAVRDFKKAATCLGFGPRFQHSTGQAYKGGPNTGVFLQVTCDHKNDLDVPDQKYTFGVVEAAQARGDGQVLAERGRRMLRVHLSDVEQGLATLEAAAKQSQQK, via the coding sequence ATGAGTACCGTCAAAGCCTTGGTCAACCCTTTGAAAGATTTGCAAAAGTTCGGTCAATCCGTCTGGCTCGACTATATTCAACGGAGTTTGATCAAATCGGGCGAACTGAAGCGGTTCATCGATGAAGATGGTCTGCGCGGCATCACCTCTAACCCATCGATTTTCGAAAAAGCAATCGGCGGAAGCACCGACTACAACGATTTCATTGCCTCGATTCGCGACTCCAACCTTGACGCAGCAGGGATTTTTGAGAAGCTGGCCATCCGCGATATTCAAGAAGCCGCTGATATCCTTCTTCCGGTTTATAACGAAACAAACAAGCGCGACGGCTATGTAAGTCTCGAAGTTTCGCCGCTCATCGCCAATGACACCAAAGCCACTCTGGCAGAAGCGAAGAAGTTATGGAGAGAAGTAGCCAGACCAAACGTGATGATCAAAGTGCCAGCAACTGAAGCCGGCATACCTGCCATCAGAGAGCTGATATCAGACGGCGTCAACGTGAATGTAACCCTTTTGTTCTCCGAGCAGACATACGAGCGGGTTGCAGACGCTTATATCGCCGGTCTGGAATCACTTGCCTCTAAAGGTGGTGACATAAACAGTGTCGCCAGCGTTGCGAGCTTCTTCATCAGCCGCATCGACACGGATGTCGACACCATCGTCAGCGCCCGTCTTGCGCAGACCAAAGATGACACTCAAAAGCAGTTGTTAAACAGCGTGCTTGGAAAGGTGGCCGTAGCTAACGCTAAATTGACCTACGAACGCTACACACAAATCTTCTCCGGCAGCCGCTGGGAGAAATTGAAAGCTAAGGGAGCACAAACTCAGAGAGTACTCTGGGCAAGCACTTCCACGAAAAATCCAAAGTACCCGGAAACAATGTATGTCGACGAGTTAATTGGACCAGACACTGTCAACACGATTCCACCGGCAACCTTTGAAGCTTTCAAGAAGAACGGCAAGGCGCAACTGACTCTTACTGAAAATCTGGATGACGCTCGCCAGGTCATGGATAACCTGGAGAAGTTGAACATCTCCATCAAAGACGTCACTGACAATCTTGTCGTTCAAGGCGTAAAGCTATTTGCTGATGCTTTCAACAAACTCACCGACACTGTGGCGAAACAGAGAGCAGAGTTAAAAATAGGAAAAGAACAATTCAGTTACCGCCTGCCTGAAGAACAGACTCGCGTGTTGCATGCAACTTTGAAAGAGTGGCAGGAGAGCGGCAAAGTTAAAAAACTTTGGAAGAGAGACGCCTCCTTGTGGACAAACGAAGACGAAGCGCTCTGGCTGGATTGGCTGACAATCACAGACGACATGCGCAAAGAACTCGAAAGCATCAAGAATTTCGCAGCTGAGATCAAAGCGGCAGGATTCACTCATGCAGTGTTGCTCGGTATGGGGGGATCAAGCCTCTGTCCCGAAGTTATGAGTCTCACTTTTGGACACATCGCCGGCTATCCGGACTTGAAAATTCTCGATTCTACAGACCCGGGACAGATTGCCACTCTGGAAAAATCAATCGATCTCGCCAAAACCCTCTTCATCGTCTCCAGCAAGTCGGGAAGCACCCTTGAGCCGAATATCTACAAACAGTATTTCTTCAAAAAGGTAGCTGACCTGGTCGGTAAGGACAAAGCAGGAAAGCAATTCATCGCCATCACTGATCCTGGATCGAAAATGCAGAAGGTGGCGGAACAAGACAAATTCCGCAAAATCTTCTTCGGAGTGCCCGGCATCGGTGGTCGCTATTCGGCCCTTTCCAACTTCGGACTGGTACCGTCCGCGGTGATGGGCGTGGACTTGCAAAAATTCATGGACAAAACCGAAGAGATGGTTCGGGCTTGTTCACCAGAGACACCAATCGACGAGAACCCTGGTGTGGTACTGGGTGTGATGCTCGGCTTGATGGCTAACGCCGGTCGAGACAAGTTGACTCTGATTGCCTCTCCCGGCATTCACGACATCGGCGCCTGGCTCGAACAACTTCTTGCCGAATCAACAGGCAAAGTTGGAAAAGGCATTGTTCCAGTCGACAGAGAACCTATCGGCGCTCCGAATGTTTATGGCAAAGACAGATTCTTCGCTTACCTACGCTTAGACAACGCAGCCGACCCTGACCAAGATCGTCTCGTCGAAGCACTGGAAAAGGCCAACCAGCCTGTGGTTCGTATCAACGTTCCGGACATTTACTGCATCGGCCAAGAATTTTTCCGCTGGGAAATTGCAACGGCTGTCGCCGGTTCGATTATTGGTATTAACGCCTTCAACCAACCTGACGTCGAAGCAAGTAAGATTGCCACCAAGCAAATTACTGAAGCTTACGAAAAGAATGGTTCACTGCCTGAAGAAAAGCCATTCTATGAAGGCGAGGGAGTGAAGCTGTTTTCAGACGATAAGAACGTCAACGAACTGAACGCCGCTTTGGGAGCACACCCGAAATCGTTAGCCGGTTATTTGAAAGCTCACACGTCCAGAGTAAAAGCTGGTGACTACTTCGCCATTCTCGGTTATATAGAGATGAACGAAAAGCACGAACAGCAGCTACAGACTGTTCGCCTTGCAGTGAGAGATTTCAAAAAGGCGGCAACGTGCCTTGGCTTCGGTCCTCGTTTTCAACATTCGACCGGTCAAGCCTACAAAGGTGGACCGAACACAGGTGTCTTCTTGCAAGTAACCTGTGATCACAAAAACGACCTCGACGTTCCAGATCAGAAATACACTTTTGGAGTAGTAGAAGCAGCACAAGCCCGTGGAGACGGTCAGGTGCTTGCAGAGAGGGGTCGCAGAATGTTGCGCGTTCACTTGAGCGACGTAGAACAAGGTCTGGCAACTCTGGAAGCTGCTGCTAAGCAGTCTCAACAGAAATAA
- the gnd gene encoding decarboxylating 6-phosphogluconate dehydrogenase → MQLGMVGLGRMGSNMVRRLIRAGHDCVVYDHLPGPGKELEKEGANAADSLESFISKLSKPRHVWVMVPAGAPTEEAISNLANLMDPGDVIVDGGNSYYKDDIRRAEELKPKRINFVDCGTSGGVWGLDRGYCLMVGGDRDVVRELYPVLRALAPGVGSIDRTPGREHIDSTAEEGFLHCGPVGSGHFVKMVHNGIEYGLMQAYAEGFEIFRKANSEHLPENRRYNLDIADIAEVWRRGSVVGSWLLDLTASALAGDPDLVNYSGYVEDSGEGRWTVQAAIEEAVPAEVLSAALYTRFRSREVSPFSDKLLSAMRHSFGGHIELKPAPAKK, encoded by the coding sequence ATGCAGTTAGGCATGGTGGGACTCGGTCGCATGGGCAGCAATATGGTGCGGCGACTGATTAGAGCTGGTCATGATTGCGTGGTCTATGACCATCTTCCAGGACCGGGAAAGGAGCTCGAAAAGGAAGGAGCCAATGCGGCTGATTCGCTGGAATCATTCATCAGCAAACTATCGAAGCCAAGGCACGTATGGGTTATGGTGCCGGCTGGGGCTCCTACGGAAGAGGCAATCTCCAATCTGGCTAATTTGATGGATCCAGGCGATGTTATCGTCGATGGAGGCAACTCCTATTACAAAGACGACATCAGAAGAGCGGAAGAGCTCAAACCTAAGCGCATCAACTTCGTTGATTGCGGCACCAGCGGCGGTGTGTGGGGTCTGGACAGGGGCTACTGCCTGATGGTTGGCGGCGACAGAGACGTGGTGCGGGAACTGTATCCTGTTTTGCGAGCGCTGGCACCAGGTGTAGGGTCGATAGATCGTACTCCCGGACGTGAACACATTGACAGTACAGCCGAAGAAGGCTTCTTACACTGCGGACCGGTTGGTTCCGGGCACTTCGTAAAAATGGTGCACAACGGCATAGAATACGGCTTGATGCAAGCCTATGCGGAAGGATTTGAAATATTCAGGAAAGCAAATTCCGAGCACTTGCCTGAAAACCGCCGATACAATCTCGACATCGCCGACATTGCCGAGGTATGGAGAAGGGGCAGCGTAGTGGGTTCCTGGCTTCTGGACCTGACCGCTTCCGCTCTTGCCGGTGACCCAGACCTGGTCAACTACAGCGGCTACGTAGAAGATTCAGGCGAAGGTCGATGGACTGTTCAGGCGGCGATCGAGGAGGCTGTACCGGCTGAAGTCCTATCTGCAGCTCTATACACACGCTTTCGCTCAAGAGAAGTAAGTCCGTTCAGCGACAAACTTCTTTCGGCCATGCGGCACAGCTTCGGCGGCCACATCGAACTGAAGCCGGCTCCAGCGAAGAAATAG
- the glk gene encoding glucokinase, producing the protein MILAGDVGGTKANLAFYSLKNTRLHLLVQKQYPSNGYADLHELIAEFIQETQLNADHVCIAVAGPVVDGSCHATNLPWVIDAGLLAKRLNLKNVELMNDLEANAHGIYELTDDDFVTINKGDIKKHGNVGVISAGTGLGEAGIIWEDRKMRPFASEGGHCDFAPNGPLQFELLQYLQKKFDHVSCERVLSGQGLRNIYDFLRDQNKYPQPEWLAASLNAGDAPSIISKHGLKGETEICVEALNIFTDIYGAEAGNLALKLMATGGIYIGGGIAPKMIAKLKEPRFLKAFLEKGRLRNVLETIQIKVIMNDKTALLGAARCALMHAGIFHHIGAV; encoded by the coding sequence ATAATTTTAGCTGGTGATGTTGGTGGCACCAAAGCTAATCTGGCATTTTATTCGCTTAAAAACACAAGGCTCCACTTACTGGTCCAAAAGCAGTATCCAAGCAACGGGTACGCGGATCTGCACGAGCTGATAGCTGAATTCATCCAGGAGACTCAGCTGAATGCAGACCATGTTTGCATTGCCGTGGCAGGGCCTGTTGTAGATGGGAGTTGCCATGCCACCAACCTCCCGTGGGTCATCGACGCCGGGCTTCTAGCAAAGCGACTCAACCTCAAGAACGTTGAGCTGATGAACGACCTCGAAGCCAATGCTCACGGCATTTATGAACTGACAGACGACGATTTTGTCACGATCAACAAAGGTGACATAAAAAAGCACGGCAATGTAGGCGTTATTTCTGCCGGCACCGGGCTTGGAGAAGCTGGAATTATCTGGGAAGACCGCAAAATGCGCCCTTTTGCATCAGAAGGCGGGCACTGCGACTTTGCACCGAATGGTCCGCTCCAGTTTGAACTTCTGCAGTACCTGCAGAAGAAATTCGATCACGTCAGTTGTGAACGAGTTTTATCGGGACAGGGACTGCGAAACATTTACGACTTTCTTCGAGATCAAAATAAGTATCCACAACCAGAATGGCTAGCAGCGTCACTTAATGCAGGGGATGCACCATCAATAATTTCCAAGCATGGTCTCAAAGGCGAAACTGAAATCTGCGTCGAAGCGCTGAACATCTTCACTGATATTTATGGTGCTGAAGCAGGAAATCTGGCGCTGAAACTTATGGCCACGGGCGGAATATACATAGGCGGTGGCATCGCACCAAAAATGATTGCGAAGTTGAAAGAGCCCAGATTCCTCAAAGCATTTCTGGAGAAGGGTCGGTTGCGCAATGTGCTTGAAACGATACAAATCAAAGTTATCATGAATGACAAAACAGCACTGCTGGGCGCAGCCAGATGTGCTCTGATGCATGCCGGGATTTTCCATCATATCGGTGCGGTCTAG
- a CDS encoding prolyl-tRNA synthetase associated domain-containing protein, protein MPVDTQYLLNRLEQLGFKTNTVEHPPLRTVEESKQLRGELPGAHVKNLFLKDKFKRFWLVVAQEDTSINLKQLASILGAGKFSFASADELYEYLGITPGAVSPLALINDSEKKVAVVLDQRMMSTSPLNFHPLRNDMTIAISTPDFLAFLKDVEHTPQVINIAQQAEADNEATAV, encoded by the coding sequence ATGCCAGTCGATACCCAATACCTTCTGAACAGGCTTGAACAACTGGGATTCAAAACAAATACCGTCGAACATCCGCCACTGCGAACCGTAGAAGAATCCAAACAGCTGCGTGGGGAGTTGCCCGGTGCTCACGTGAAGAACCTGTTTCTAAAGGATAAATTCAAACGTTTCTGGCTGGTTGTTGCCCAGGAAGATACAAGCATCAACTTAAAACAACTGGCCTCAATACTTGGTGCCGGTAAATTCTCCTTTGCTTCAGCGGATGAACTGTACGAGTACCTGGGAATAACTCCTGGTGCGGTTTCACCCCTGGCTCTAATCAATGACTCCGAGAAGAAGGTTGCAGTAGTACTCGATCAGCGCATGATGAGCACTTCGCCTTTGAACTTCCATCCCTTACGCAATGACATGACGATTGCCATCTCTACGCCGGACTTTTTAGCGTTCCTGAAAGACGTTGAACACACACCTCAAGTCATCAATATAGCGCAGCAAGCGGAAGCAGATAATGAAGCAACTGCTGTTTGA